One part of the Streptomyces sp. AM 2-1-1 genome encodes these proteins:
- the dnaE gene encoding DNA polymerase III subunit alpha, which produces MAGFAHLHVASGYSARYGAAHPEHLARRAAELGMAELALTDRSTVTGAVRFARACAQEGVRPVFGIDLAVEALAPPPPAQRLRTPARGGAHVVEPPLRVVLLAQDRAGWARLCRITSAAHADALSGTAPVVPWAALREHGGPGLTVLLGPQSEPVRALAAGREDVAVKLLAPWRQIFGTGLRLETVAFQRAGTGPGSLRLAARTLALADRTGVTAVLSNAVRYADPAQHRLADVLDAARLLRPVDRRRLDSGQRWLKGEGAMVAVARMIAASAGLDDRRARRLLADTAATAAGCVLDPGADLGLGERHFPEASLFGAGPDVGGAARLLRERSEAGLVRRGLDRDPAARERLETELGVISRLGYDSYFLAVGQVVADIRELGIRVAARGSGAGSMVCHALDIATANPLEHRLLFERFLSERRRSLPDIDIDVESARRLECYDAIFARFGKERVAVTAMPETYRARRALRDTGLALGIAPDEVDRVAKSFPHLRASDITSALAELPELRGLASEAKRYGPLWELAEGLDSLVHGMAMHPCGVIISDATLLDRLPVQPTPQGDYPMAMAAKEEVEALGNIKLDVLGVRMQSAMAHAVDEIERATGDRIVLDDPGQVPLDDVFAFKLIQQSETIGLFQLESPGQQDLLSRLQPRNPQDVIADISLFRPGPVAGGMPERYVAARHGKAPAYAHPDLEPVLRDTYGVTIWHEQIIETLSVMTGCDRAMAEVARRALGERERLPAIRKWFHDLASARGYDPEVRAKVWATVEAFGAYGFCRAHAVAFAVPALQSAWLKAHFPAFLLAGLLEHDPGMWPRRVIVADARRRGVPVLPVDVNRSGTGYGVERTDDERWGVRLALSSVRGITEEESARIEAGRPYDSLSDFWQRARPSRPLAERLAEIGAFDGLGDGRLTRRDLLLHIAELHRQSRTRSAGDGQLALHTGAADGAEPSGLPEMSGREALDAELNTLGIDVSRHLMEHHHRLLREIGATDATHLADVREGQQVLVAGVRASTQTPPIASGKRIIFVTLEDGSGMVDLVFFEDSHPACAHTVFHSGLLLVRGTVQVRGSRRSVVGTMAWDLDRIAAARRDEGPAAALALLGGERPHPTPAQPGRTLANGTSGARLHPYADLQPAGSRSADLRKLGHTSPGSAG; this is translated from the coding sequence ATGGCGGGCTTCGCCCATCTGCACGTCGCGTCCGGTTACTCCGCCCGCTACGGCGCCGCCCACCCCGAGCACCTCGCGCGCCGGGCGGCCGAGCTCGGCATGGCGGAGCTGGCACTCACCGACCGGTCCACCGTGACCGGCGCTGTTCGATTCGCTCGGGCGTGCGCCCAGGAGGGGGTACGGCCCGTCTTCGGCATCGACCTGGCGGTGGAGGCCCTCGCCCCGCCGCCGCCGGCGCAGCGGCTCCGTACCCCGGCGCGCGGCGGCGCCCATGTCGTGGAACCGCCCTTGCGCGTCGTGCTGCTCGCCCAGGACCGGGCCGGCTGGGCCCGGCTCTGCCGCATCACGTCGGCGGCGCACGCCGACGCGTTGTCCGGTACGGCGCCGGTGGTGCCGTGGGCCGCGCTGCGTGAGCACGGCGGCCCCGGTCTGACCGTGCTGCTCGGCCCGCAGTCGGAGCCGGTACGTGCGTTGGCGGCGGGCCGCGAGGACGTCGCGGTGAAGCTGCTGGCGCCGTGGCGGCAGATCTTCGGGACCGGGCTGCGGCTGGAGACCGTGGCGTTCCAGCGGGCCGGTACGGGCCCGGGGTCGCTGCGGCTGGCCGCCCGTACGCTGGCGCTGGCCGACCGTACCGGCGTCACCGCCGTGCTCTCCAACGCGGTCCGTTACGCCGACCCGGCCCAGCACCGGCTGGCCGACGTGCTGGACGCGGCGCGGCTGCTGCGCCCCGTCGACCGGCGCCGGCTGGACAGCGGACAGCGGTGGCTCAAGGGCGAGGGCGCCATGGTGGCCGTCGCCCGCATGATCGCCGCGTCCGCCGGGCTCGACGACCGCCGGGCGCGCCGCCTTCTGGCGGACACCGCCGCGACGGCCGCCGGGTGCGTCCTCGACCCCGGGGCGGACCTCGGGCTGGGTGAGCGGCACTTCCCCGAGGCGTCCCTGTTCGGCGCCGGACCGGATGTCGGGGGCGCCGCCCGGCTGCTGCGCGAACGCTCCGAGGCGGGCCTGGTCCGCCGGGGCCTGGACCGCGATCCGGCCGCCCGGGAACGGCTGGAGACGGAACTCGGGGTGATCTCCCGGCTGGGGTACGACTCGTACTTCCTCGCCGTCGGCCAGGTGGTGGCGGACATCCGGGAGCTGGGCATCCGGGTCGCGGCCCGGGGCTCCGGGGCGGGCTCGATGGTCTGCCACGCCCTGGACATCGCCACCGCCAACCCACTGGAGCACCGGCTGCTGTTCGAACGCTTCCTCAGCGAGCGGCGGCGTTCGCTCCCGGACATCGACATCGACGTGGAGTCGGCGCGGCGACTGGAGTGCTACGACGCGATCTTCGCCCGGTTCGGCAAGGAACGGGTCGCGGTCACCGCGATGCCCGAGACCTACCGGGCGCGCCGGGCGCTGCGGGACACCGGTCTGGCGCTGGGCATCGCGCCGGACGAGGTCGACCGGGTCGCCAAGAGCTTCCCGCACCTGCGGGCCTCGGACATCACCAGCGCCCTCGCGGAGCTGCCGGAGCTGCGCGGGCTGGCGTCGGAGGCGAAGCGGTACGGGCCCCTGTGGGAGCTCGCCGAAGGGCTCGACTCCCTGGTGCACGGGATGGCCATGCACCCGTGCGGCGTGATCATCAGCGACGCGACCCTGCTGGACCGGCTGCCGGTGCAGCCCACTCCGCAGGGCGACTACCCCATGGCCATGGCCGCGAAGGAGGAGGTCGAGGCGCTGGGCAACATCAAGCTCGACGTGCTCGGGGTCCGGATGCAGTCCGCGATGGCCCACGCCGTCGACGAGATCGAGCGCGCCACCGGCGACCGGATCGTCCTGGACGACCCCGGGCAGGTACCGCTCGACGACGTCTTCGCGTTCAAACTCATCCAGCAGAGCGAGACGATCGGGCTCTTCCAGCTCGAGTCGCCCGGCCAGCAGGACCTGCTCTCCCGTCTCCAGCCCCGCAACCCGCAGGACGTCATCGCCGACATCAGCCTCTTCCGTCCCGGGCCGGTCGCCGGCGGCATGCCCGAGCGGTACGTCGCCGCACGGCACGGCAAGGCCCCCGCCTACGCCCACCCGGACCTCGAACCGGTGCTCCGCGACACCTACGGCGTGACCATCTGGCACGAGCAGATCATCGAGACCCTGTCCGTGATGACCGGCTGCGACCGGGCGATGGCCGAGGTGGCCCGCCGGGCGCTCGGGGAGAGGGAGCGGCTGCCCGCCATCAGGAAGTGGTTCCACGACCTCGCGTCGGCCCGGGGGTACGACCCCGAGGTCCGCGCGAAGGTGTGGGCGACGGTGGAGGCGTTCGGCGCCTACGGTTTCTGCCGCGCGCACGCGGTGGCCTTCGCCGTGCCCGCCTTGCAGAGCGCCTGGCTGAAGGCGCACTTCCCGGCGTTCCTCCTCGCCGGGCTGCTCGAACACGACCCCGGGATGTGGCCCCGGCGCGTCATCGTCGCCGACGCCCGCCGCCGGGGTGTGCCCGTCCTGCCCGTGGACGTCAACCGTTCCGGTACCGGGTACGGGGTCGAGCGGACCGACGACGAGCGGTGGGGGGTGCGGCTCGCGCTCTCCTCGGTACGCGGCATCACCGAGGAGGAGAGCGCCCGGATCGAGGCCGGCCGGCCCTACGACTCGCTGTCGGACTTCTGGCAGCGGGCCCGCCCCAGCCGGCCGCTGGCCGAACGCCTGGCCGAGATCGGCGCGTTCGACGGGCTCGGCGACGGCCGCCTGACCCGGCGGGACCTGCTGCTGCACATCGCGGAACTGCACCGGCAGTCCCGTACCCGCTCCGCCGGTGACGGGCAGCTCGCTCTCCACACGGGGGCGGCGGACGGGGCGGAGCCGAGCGGCCTGCCGGAGATGAGCGGCCGCGAGGCGCTGGACGCCGAGCTGAACACACTGGGCATCGACGTGTCCCGGCACCTGATGGAGCACCACCACCGGCTGTTGCGGGAGATCGGCGCCACGGACGCCACCCACCTCGCCGACGTGCGCGAGGGGCAGCAGGTCCTCGTCGCCGGCGTACGGGCCTCCACGCAGACCCCGCCGATCGCCAGCGGCAAGCGCATCATCTTCGTCACCCTGGAGGACGGTTCGGGCATGGTCGACCTGGTCTTCTTCGAGGACTCCCACCCGGCGTGCGCGCACACCGTCTTCCACAGCGGGCTGCTGCTGGTGCGCGGCACCGTGCAGGTCCGCGGCTCACGGCGTTCCGTGGTCGGCACCATGGCCTGGGACCTGGACCGGATCGCGGCGGCCCGCCGGGACGAGGGTCCCGCCGCCGCCCTCGCGCTCCTGGGCGGCGAGCGCCCGCACCCGACGCCCGCGCAGCCGGGGCGCACCCTCGCCAACGGCACCTCGGGCGCCCGGCTGCACCCGTACGCCGACCTCCAGCCGGCCGGCAGCCGCTCCGCCGATCTGCGCAAGCTCGGCCACACCAGTCCGGGGAGCGCGGGGTGA
- a CDS encoding ImpB/MucB/SamB family protein — protein sequence MTNSRTGRRHIAHLRLHTVVDEGRYADVVELMSGITPHVQAVPPDAVQLDLTSALRYFGVDAYDLVHLVMIRLLALYGIECGAGLAGNRMLAAMAADASGPGRITEVPGDRPEAWLRPRPVAALPGIGRATATTLGRHGVHTIGQVADLPPLTLQRLLGAGPARLLAERAHGRDPRPVVPREPAAHLSVDRVLDRDCLDPDQHHRAVLGLAERIGRRLRAGRQVAGRLTLTVRYADRTSSTRTRTSPEPTGHSPLLAATALGLLDALGLQRARVRAYTLRADGLSPAEDAPRQLSLDPVDDRSRAAEAAADRARRRFGAGAVRPASLAPAPAPAALPAARRVIHPPLAPFGPP from the coding sequence GTGACGAACTCTCGGACGGGCCGCCGCCACATCGCCCACCTGCGTCTGCACACCGTCGTGGACGAGGGGCGGTACGCCGACGTCGTCGAGCTGATGTCCGGCATCACCCCGCACGTCCAGGCGGTACCGCCCGACGCCGTCCAGCTGGACCTCACCTCGGCGCTGCGCTACTTCGGCGTGGACGCGTACGACCTGGTCCACCTGGTCATGATCCGGCTGCTCGCCCTGTACGGGATCGAGTGCGGCGCGGGGCTCGCGGGCAACCGCATGCTGGCCGCCATGGCGGCCGACGCGTCCGGACCGGGGCGCATCACCGAGGTCCCCGGGGACCGGCCGGAGGCGTGGCTGCGCCCCCGCCCGGTCGCCGCACTGCCCGGCATCGGCCGCGCCACGGCGACCACGCTCGGGCGGCACGGCGTCCACACCATCGGCCAGGTCGCCGACCTGCCCCCGCTGACCCTCCAGCGCCTGCTCGGCGCCGGTCCCGCCCGGCTGCTCGCCGAACGCGCGCACGGCCGCGATCCCCGTCCGGTCGTCCCGCGGGAACCGGCCGCCCATCTGTCGGTCGACCGGGTGCTCGACCGGGACTGCCTCGATCCCGACCAGCACCACCGCGCCGTCCTGGGGCTCGCCGAGCGCATCGGCCGGCGGCTGCGTGCCGGTCGGCAGGTCGCCGGCCGCCTCACCCTCACCGTGCGGTACGCCGACCGGACGTCCAGTACCCGGACCCGTACCTCCCCCGAACCCACCGGCCACTCCCCGCTCCTCGCCGCCACGGCCCTGGGTCTGCTGGACGCGCTCGGCCTGCAGCGCGCGCGGGTACGCGCCTACACGCTGCGCGCGGACGGGCTCTCACCCGCCGAGGACGCCCCGCGCCAGCTCTCGCTGGACCCCGTCGACGACCGGTCCCGCGCCGCCGAAGCAGCCGCGGACCGGGCCCGCCGCCGCTTCGGCGCCGGGGCCGTACGGCCCGCGAGCCTCGCTCCGGCCCCGGCCCCGGCCGCACTCCCGGCCGCCCGCCGCGTGATCCACCCACCCCTTGCGCCATTCGGCCCGCCCTGA
- a CDS encoding trifunctional class I SAM-dependent methyltransferase/NUDIX hydrolase/VOC family protein has product MTTISYWDEAADSFDEEPDHGLLDPVVRDAWAQRLQTWLPATACEVLDLGCGTGSLSLLAAGQGHRITAVDQSPRMVEQARGKLAGTGSEVLVGDAARPPVGDRRFDVVLVRHVLWALPEPAAALETWFGLLKPGGRLVLIEGVWGGVGVSAARLTALLAPYTERVHHEPLSADSRLWGKDVDDERYAVVARAEPRHRHTEVVDVHLILRQGPRVLLARRAGTGYADGLLHLPSGHLEDGEDVREAIVREAAEEIGVTLQPEELRVALVMHHRGPGGSPRTGWFFEAEYDSERAPYNAEPAKCSELDWFPLDALPEDMVAYCRAGLDGYRSGEHFLIHWHEDGDPVAHDPGLPRRAVPLPSAGTGTGRVHHIELWVSDLAEAAPGWDWLLGRLGHLPYQRWSHGRSWRRGDSYVVIEESPDAIARTHDRLRPGLNHLAFHVEDRETLDALAAQAPAHGWRLLFADRHPYAGGDGHRAAYLENAAGFEVELVAAGPGREAPAPCAGEPAAGTEVPTA; this is encoded by the coding sequence ATGACGACGATCAGTTACTGGGACGAGGCCGCCGACTCCTTCGACGAAGAACCCGACCACGGACTGCTCGACCCCGTCGTGCGCGACGCCTGGGCGCAACGCCTGCAGACCTGGCTCCCCGCCACCGCGTGCGAGGTCCTGGACCTCGGCTGCGGTACAGGCAGCCTCTCCCTGCTCGCCGCGGGCCAGGGCCACCGGATCACCGCGGTCGACCAGTCGCCGCGCATGGTCGAGCAGGCACGCGGGAAACTCGCGGGCACCGGCTCCGAGGTGCTGGTCGGCGACGCCGCCCGGCCCCCGGTGGGAGACCGGCGGTTCGACGTCGTTCTGGTCAGGCACGTCCTCTGGGCGCTGCCGGAACCGGCGGCGGCCCTGGAGACGTGGTTCGGGCTGCTGAAACCCGGCGGCCGGCTCGTCCTGATCGAAGGCGTGTGGGGCGGGGTGGGTGTCTCCGCAGCCCGGCTCACCGCCCTGCTCGCCCCGTACACCGAGCGGGTCCACCACGAACCGCTCTCCGCGGACTCCCGGCTCTGGGGCAAGGACGTCGACGACGAGCGGTACGCCGTCGTGGCCCGCGCCGAGCCCCGCCACCGCCACACCGAGGTCGTCGACGTCCACCTGATCCTCCGGCAGGGCCCCCGGGTGCTGCTCGCCCGCCGGGCCGGCACGGGGTACGCCGACGGCCTCCTCCACCTGCCCTCCGGCCATCTGGAGGACGGGGAGGACGTGCGCGAGGCGATCGTCCGCGAGGCCGCCGAAGAGATCGGCGTCACCCTCCAGCCGGAGGAGCTGCGCGTCGCGCTCGTCATGCACCACCGCGGTCCCGGCGGCAGTCCGCGTACGGGCTGGTTCTTCGAAGCGGAGTACGACTCCGAGCGGGCCCCGTACAACGCGGAGCCCGCCAAGTGCTCCGAGCTGGACTGGTTCCCGCTCGACGCGCTGCCCGAGGACATGGTCGCGTACTGCCGGGCCGGCCTCGACGGCTACCGCTCGGGCGAGCACTTCCTGATCCACTGGCACGAGGACGGCGACCCGGTCGCCCACGACCCCGGCCTCCCGCGCCGTGCCGTCCCGCTGCCGTCGGCGGGGACCGGCACCGGCCGGGTGCACCACATCGAGCTGTGGGTCTCCGACCTGGCGGAGGCGGCGCCCGGCTGGGACTGGCTGCTCGGACGGCTCGGCCACCTCCCGTACCAGCGCTGGTCCCACGGCCGCAGCTGGCGGCGCGGTGACAGTTACGTCGTGATCGAGGAGTCGCCGGACGCGATCGCACGGACCCACGACCGGCTCCGCCCCGGCCTCAACCACCTGGCGTTCCACGTCGAGGACCGGGAGACGCTCGACGCGCTCGCGGCCCAGGCCCCCGCACACGGCTGGCGGCTGCTCTTCGCCGACCGGCACCCCTACGCGGGAGGCGACGGGCACCGCGCCGCCTACCTGGAGAACGCCGCGGGATTCGAGGTCGAACTCGTGGCGGCCGGCCCGGGCCGCGAGGCACCCGCGCCGTGCGCCGGCGAACCGGCCGCGGGGACGGAGGTCCCCACCGCCTGA
- a CDS encoding alpha/beta fold hydrolase: MLPWTRTPRAPRARRTLAALLLAVAALAGPSVAAASAAPSAGGAAAATSGWNDYSCKPSAAHPRPVVLVHGTFGNSVDNWIVLAPYLVARGYCVFSLDYGQLPGVPVFNGLGPIDRSAAQLSTFVDKVLAATGKAKADLVGHSQGGMMPNYYLKFLGGAAKVNALVALAPDNHGTTLLGLTNLLPYFPGAASLLTAATPGLADQVAGSPFVTKLNSVPDTVAGVHYTVISTRYDEVVTPYRTQYLSGANVRNVLLQDLCAVDVSEHVAIGTVDRIAFHEVANALDPVHATPTNCASALS; encoded by the coding sequence ATGCTGCCCTGGACCCGTACACCGAGAGCTCCGCGTGCGCGGAGAACCCTCGCCGCGCTGCTCCTCGCCGTCGCCGCCCTCGCCGGCCCCTCGGTGGCCGCCGCCTCGGCCGCCCCCTCCGCCGGCGGGGCCGCTGCCGCCACCAGCGGCTGGAACGACTACTCCTGCAAGCCCTCCGCCGCCCATCCCCGTCCGGTGGTCCTCGTCCACGGAACCTTCGGGAACTCCGTCGACAACTGGATCGTCCTCGCGCCCTATCTGGTGGCCCGGGGGTACTGCGTCTTCTCCCTCGACTACGGACAGCTCCCCGGCGTACCGGTCTTCAACGGCCTCGGCCCCATCGACCGCTCGGCCGCCCAGCTCAGCACCTTCGTCGACAAGGTGCTCGCCGCCACCGGCAAGGCGAAGGCCGACCTCGTCGGGCACTCGCAGGGCGGCATGATGCCGAACTACTACCTGAAGTTCCTCGGCGGCGCCGCCAAGGTGAACGCGCTCGTCGCTCTCGCCCCCGACAACCACGGCACCACCCTCCTCGGGCTGACCAACCTGCTGCCCTACTTCCCCGGCGCCGCGTCCCTGCTGACCGCCGCCACCCCCGGCCTCGCCGACCAGGTGGCCGGATCGCCCTTCGTCACCAAGCTGAACTCCGTCCCCGACACCGTGGCCGGAGTGCACTACACCGTCATCTCGACCCGGTACGACGAGGTGGTCACCCCCTACCGCACCCAGTACCTCAGCGGTGCGAACGTGCGCAACGTCCTGCTCCAGGACCTGTGCGCGGTCGACGTCTCCGAGCACGTCGCCATCGGTACGGTCGACAGGATCGCCTTCCACGAAGTGGCCAACGCGCTCGACCCGGTGCACGCCACCCCGACGAACTGCGCCTCCGCGCTCAGCTGA
- a CDS encoding DUF5925 domain-containing protein, which translates to MSANLESALPIRLTVDDSDSPSDVMDSLFLGRFTAGEQPYAHSSSLERVKPGETLVPPGATVLRTAREDSRSATLAEGEGWTLLARRWNRGADVNVTATSAELAERIVKEATDGVQDEPEPLPEDVSMGFWYVSPQRGPHRTTRRISAGTWDEVRPNYSARVAGAMDGLMGVTPDDVSGRLLLLHGPPGTGKTSALRTLARAWRDWCQVDCVLDPERLFNDVGYLMDIAIGEDDGAKKGRWRLLLLEDCDELIRGEAKHTAGQALSRLLNLTDGLLGQGRNVLVAVTTNEDLERLHPAVVRPGRCLARIEVGPLSRPEAVSWLGTEEGIGRDGATLAELFALRRGSGPASVPKQDAGTEAGLYL; encoded by the coding sequence ATGTCTGCCAACCTCGAGTCCGCGCTGCCCATCCGGCTCACCGTCGACGACAGCGATTCCCCCTCCGACGTCATGGACTCGCTGTTCCTCGGCCGTTTCACGGCGGGCGAGCAGCCGTACGCGCACAGTTCCTCCCTGGAGCGCGTCAAGCCGGGCGAGACGCTGGTCCCCCCGGGTGCGACGGTGCTGCGGACCGCCCGGGAGGACAGCCGCAGCGCGACCCTCGCGGAGGGCGAGGGGTGGACCCTGCTCGCGCGGCGGTGGAACCGGGGCGCCGACGTCAACGTGACCGCCACCAGCGCCGAACTGGCGGAACGCATCGTCAAGGAGGCGACGGACGGCGTACAGGACGAGCCGGAACCGCTGCCGGAGGACGTGAGCATGGGCTTCTGGTACGTCTCGCCGCAGCGCGGGCCGCACCGCACCACGCGCCGGATCTCCGCGGGCACCTGGGACGAGGTGCGCCCCAACTACTCGGCCCGGGTGGCCGGGGCGATGGACGGCCTGATGGGGGTCACCCCGGACGACGTCTCCGGCAGGCTCCTGCTGCTGCACGGTCCGCCCGGGACCGGGAAGACCTCGGCGCTGCGGACGCTCGCCCGCGCGTGGCGCGACTGGTGCCAGGTGGACTGCGTCCTCGACCCGGAGCGGCTCTTCAACGACGTCGGGTACCTGATGGACATCGCGATCGGCGAGGACGACGGCGCGAAGAAGGGCCGGTGGCGGCTGCTGCTCCTGGAGGACTGCGACGAACTCATCAGGGGCGAGGCCAAGCACACGGCGGGCCAGGCGCTCTCACGCCTGCTCAACCTGACGGACGGCCTTCTCGGCCAGGGCCGGAACGTCCTGGTGGCGGTCACCACCAACGAGGACCTGGAGCGGCTGCACCCGGCGGTCGTCCGGCCGGGCCGTTGCCTGGCCCGGATCGAGGTCGGCCCGCTGAGCAGGCCCGAGGCGGTGTCCTGGCTGGGAACCGAGGAGGGGATCGGCCGTGACGGGGCGACCCTCGCGGAGCTGTTCGCCCTGCGGCGGGGCAGCGGACCGGCCTCCGTTCCGAAGCAGGACGCGGGCACGGAGGCGGGCCTCTACCTGTGA
- a CDS encoding GntR family transcriptional regulator: MTLTIVIDPDTGTAPYEQLRAQVSEQARSGALPVGYRLPTVRGLAEELGLAANTVAKAYRALEADGVIETRGRNGTLVAAAGDAADRRAATAAQVYAEQARRLGLSRTEALALAEDALRAAYGA, encoded by the coding sequence GTGACTCTGACGATCGTGATCGACCCGGACACCGGCACCGCCCCGTACGAGCAACTGCGCGCACAAGTCTCCGAACAGGCCCGCTCGGGCGCGCTCCCGGTCGGGTACCGGCTGCCGACCGTGCGCGGACTCGCCGAGGAACTCGGCCTGGCCGCCAACACGGTGGCCAAGGCCTACCGCGCGCTGGAAGCCGACGGCGTGATCGAGACCCGGGGCCGCAACGGCACCCTCGTCGCGGCGGCCGGGGACGCGGCGGACCGCAGGGCGGCGACGGCCGCCCAGGTGTACGCGGAACAGGCCAGGCGCCTCGGCCTCTCCCGCACCGAGGCCCTCGCCCTCGCCGAGGACGCGCTGCGGGCGGCGTACGGGGCATGA
- a CDS encoding DUF3533 domain-containing protein, which produces MNFAGEAKRAVTPRAALLVLGVLVLQLLFIASYVGALHKPKATDVPFGVVAPPQVSQQLITGLDELPGGPLDPRALDDAAEARRQIMNREIDGALVVSPSGTTDTVLVASGGGSALATSLEKITTGFMAQQQRTVRAVDVAPASSDDFDGLSSFYLVVGWCVGGYLCASILAISAGSRPANPQRALIRTLVMAVYSVLGGIGGAIIVGPVLGALPGSLWGLAGLGALVVFATGMITLALQALTGIVGIGLAVLVIVIAGNPSAGGAFPLPMLPDFWRAIGPALPPGAGTWVARSIAYFRGNAVTGSLLVLSAWAVGGTALTMLLSLRHGPDGSPVASRPAPGSGTPEAPGTPPGGAHTV; this is translated from the coding sequence ATGAACTTCGCCGGCGAGGCCAAACGAGCCGTCACTCCCCGCGCCGCTCTGCTCGTCCTCGGCGTGCTGGTCCTGCAACTGCTCTTCATCGCCTCCTACGTGGGTGCCCTGCACAAGCCGAAGGCGACCGACGTCCCCTTCGGAGTCGTGGCTCCGCCGCAGGTGTCCCAGCAGCTGATCACCGGACTGGACGAGCTTCCGGGCGGCCCGCTGGACCCGCGCGCCCTCGACGACGCCGCCGAGGCCCGCCGGCAGATCATGAACCGCGAGATCGACGGCGCCCTGGTGGTGAGCCCCTCCGGTACGACCGACACCGTGCTCGTCGCCTCCGGCGGAGGTTCCGCGCTCGCCACCTCCCTGGAGAAGATCACCACCGGCTTCATGGCCCAGCAGCAGCGCACCGTACGGGCCGTGGACGTGGCTCCGGCCTCCTCGGACGACTTCGACGGGCTCTCGTCGTTCTACCTGGTCGTCGGCTGGTGCGTGGGCGGGTACCTCTGCGCGTCGATCCTCGCGATCAGCGCGGGGTCCCGGCCCGCCAATCCGCAGCGCGCACTCATCCGCACCCTGGTCATGGCGGTCTACTCGGTGCTGGGCGGCATCGGCGGCGCGATCATCGTCGGCCCCGTCCTCGGCGCGCTGCCCGGAAGCCTGTGGGGACTGGCGGGGCTGGGCGCGCTGGTCGTCTTCGCCACCGGCATGATCACCCTCGCCCTGCAGGCGCTGACCGGCATCGTCGGCATCGGACTGGCCGTCCTCGTCATCGTGATCGCGGGCAACCCGAGCGCGGGCGGTGCCTTCCCGCTGCCGATGCTGCCGGACTTCTGGCGGGCGATCGGCCCGGCCCTGCCCCCGGGCGCGGGCACCTGGGTCGCCCGCTCGATCGCCTACTTCCGGGGCAACGCGGTCACCGGCTCCCTGCTGGTCCTCTCCGCGTGGGCGGTGGGTGGTACGGCCCTGACCATGCTCCTCTCCCTGCGGCACGGGCCGGACGGGAGCCCTGTCGCGTCACGCCCGGCGCCCGGCAGCGGCACACCCGAAGCCCCGGGCACCCCACCAGGGGGCGCGCACACCGTGTGA
- a CDS encoding DUF402 domain-containing protein, giving the protein MSPSAASPGDPTTGAAAEDVTVVLTKAGRTKIRYPARRLADDGSRVTVLAPWAAPGVRDFGFVAFAPGDVFTEHYWRDRWYAVKEVRTGDGRLKGWYCDITRPCVVVAGEVRVEDLDLDLWVSADASEVLRLDEDEFARSGLAGRDPVAAARAAGALDTLERIARARRLPGLLERPGA; this is encoded by the coding sequence ATGTCCCCGTCTGCGGCATCACCCGGTGACCCGACCACCGGCGCGGCGGCAGAGGACGTGACCGTCGTGCTGACCAAGGCCGGGCGGACGAAGATCCGCTATCCGGCCCGCCGGCTGGCTGACGACGGCAGCCGGGTGACCGTCCTCGCCCCGTGGGCCGCTCCCGGGGTACGGGACTTCGGTTTCGTGGCGTTCGCGCCGGGCGACGTCTTCACCGAGCACTACTGGCGGGACCGGTGGTACGCGGTGAAGGAAGTCCGGACGGGCGACGGGCGGTTGAAGGGCTGGTACTGCGACATCACCCGCCCCTGTGTCGTCGTGGCCGGCGAAGTGCGGGTGGAGGACCTGGACTTGGACCTGTGGGTGTCGGCGGACGCCTCGGAGGTCCTGCGCCTGGACGAGGACGAGTTCGCGCGGAGCGGGCTGGCCGGGCGGGATCCGGTGGCGGCCGCGAGGGCGGCCGGGGCCCTGGACACGCTGGAGCGCATCGCCCGCGCCCGCCGCCTCCCCGGCCTGCTGGAGCGCCCCGGGGCGTGA